A genomic window from Buteo buteo chromosome 13, bButBut1.hap1.1, whole genome shotgun sequence includes:
- the ZNF710 gene encoding zinc finger protein 710 has product MDRFTECGTQTDAVVVLSLAQAAVLGLVSENELLGATVSPSGFFPGLGGKLSDPAAVEPGEPEGEGQAPGDGQEEDALEAESSLEKHARRRKRPPVRLVPKVKCEKAEAEDEVLYEVSVPGDEEGERQRRHPPPLQDPSQEQTVQSSAMKMIDLGAFSRKPRRLRHLRRHVRQELEATECRLGAPDPAGAADGGTVGTLRTECAFEAGAPSPGEAEAPAPASPEQVKSEQGFTWQEPGELDAEAAGATSERNKKAQLDRLDINVQIDDSYLVEAGDRQKRWQCRMCEKSYTSKYNLVTHILGHNGIKPHSCPHCNKLFKQPSHLQTHLLTHQGTRPHKCEVCSKAFTQTSHLKRHMLLHTDIKPYSCRFCGRGFAYPSELKAHEVKHESGRCHVCVECGLDFSTLTQLKRHLSTHQGPTLYQCLECSKSFHYRSQLQNHMLKHQNVRPFVCTECGMEFSQIHHLKQHSLTHKGVKEFKCEVCGREFTLQANMKRHMLIHTSVRPYQCHICFKTFVQKQTLKTHMIVHSPVKPFKCKVCGKSFNRMYNLLGHMHLHAGSKPFKCPYCSSKFNLKGNLSRHMKVKHGVMDISLDSQDPMMDLAGADHAELDGQQEMDDFEEENSYGYGGVGNPPDEHALTEQAMKEMAYYNML; this is encoded by the exons ATGGATCGCTTCACTGAGTGCGGGACCCAGACGGACGCAGTGGTGGTGCTGTCCCTGGCGCAGGCTGCGGTTCTGGGCTTGGTGTCTGAGAATGAGCTGCTTGGGGCCACTGTCAGTCCCTCCGGCTtcttcccagggctgggagggaagcTGTCGGACCCTGCTGCGGTGGAGCCCGGGGAGCCAGAGGGTGAGGGGCAGGCACCAGGGGatgggcaggaggaggatgccTTGGAGGCAGAGTCCTCCCTGGAGAAGCACGCCCGGAGGAGGAAGCGGCCTCCCGTGAGGCTGGTGCCCAAGGTCAAGTGCGAGAAGGCAGAGGCGGAGGATGAGGTGCTGTACGAAGTGTCCGTCCCCGGGGACGAGGAGGGTGAGCGGCAGCGCAGACACCCGCCCCCCCTCCAGgaccccagccaggagcagacGGTGCAGAGCAGCGCCATGAAGATGATCGACCTCGGTGCCTTCAGCAGGAAGCCCCGGCGCCTGCGGCACCTGCGCCGGCACGTGCgccaggagctggaggccaCCGAGTGCCGCCTCGGGGCCCCTGACCCTGCCGGTGCAGCGGATGGTGGCACCGTGGGGACCCTGCGGACCGAATGCGCCTTTGAGGCGGGCGCCCCGTCCCCTGGAGAGGCAGAGGCCCCTGCGCCAGCGTCCCCTGAGCAGGTGAAGAGCGAGCAGGGCTTCACCTGGCAGGAGCCGGGGGAGCTGGATGCAGAGGCGGCGGGTGCCACCAGCGAGCGCAACAAGAAGGCGCAGCTGGACCGGCTGGACATCAACGTGCAGATCGATGACTCCTACCTGGTGGAGGCAGGGGACCGCCAGAAGCGCTGGCAGTGCCGCATGTGCGAGAAGTCCTACACCTCCAAGTACAACCTGGTGACCCACATCCTGGGCCACAATGGCATCAAGCCCCACTCCTGTCCGCACTGCAACAAGCTCTTCAAGCAGCCCAGCCACCTGCAGACCCACCTGCTGACCCACCAGGGCACGCGGCCCCACAAGTGCGAGGTGTGCAGTAAGGCCTTCACCCAGACCAGCCACCTGAAGCGGCACATGCTGCTGCACACCGACATCAAGCCCTACAGCTGCCGCTTCTGCGGCCGGGGCTTCGCCTACCCCAGCGAGCTGAAGGCGCACGAGGTGAAGCACGAGAGCGGCCGCTGCCACGTCTGCGTGGAGTGCGGGCTGGACTTCTCCACGCTCACCCAGCTGAAGCGGCACCTCTCCACGCACCAGGGCCCCACGCTGTACCAGTGCCTGGAGTGCAGCAAGTCCTTCCACTACCGCAGCCAGCTGCAGAACCACATGCTGAAGCACCAGAACGTCCGGCCCTTCGTCTGCACTGAGTGCGGGATGGAGTTCAGCCAGATCCACCACCTCAAGCAGCACTCCCTCACGCACAAG GGCGTGAAGGAGTTCAAGTGCGAGGTGTGCGGGCGGGAGTTCACCCTGCAGGCCAACATGAAGCGGCACATGCTGATCCACACCAGCGTCCGTCCCTACCAGTGCCACATCTGCTTCAAAACGTTTGTGCAGAAGCAGACGCTCAAGACCCACATGATTGTGCACTCACCGGTGAAGCCATTCAAATGCAAG GTCTGCGGGAAGTCCTTCAACCGCATGTACAACCTGCTGGGCCACATGCACCTGCACGCAGGGAGCAAGCCCTTCAAGTGTCCCTACTGCTCCAGCAAGTTCAACCTGAAGGGCAACCTGAGCCGGCACATGAAGGTCAAGCACGGGGTGATGGACATCAGCCTGGACAGCCAAG ATCCCATGATGGACCTGGCCGGGGCTGACCATGCTGAGCTGGACGGGCAGCAGGAGATGGACGACTTCGAGGAGGAGAACTCTTATGGCTACGGGGGGGTGGGCAACCCTCCGGATGAGCATGCCCTGACCGAGCAGGCCATGAAGGAGATGGCGTACTACAACATGTTGTAG
- the IDH2 gene encoding isocitrate dehydrogenase [NADP], mitochondrial, which yields MAARYLRAAPALSRLARCPLPAASVGQRRHYADKRIKVANPVVEMDGDEMTRIIWAFIKEKLILPNVDVQLKYFDLGLPHRDKTDDQVTIDSALATQKYSVAVKCATITPDEARVEEFKLKKMWKSPNGTIRNILGGTVFREPIICKNIPRLVPGWTKPITIGRHAHGDQYKATDFVVGKSGTFKMVFTPKDGSGAKEWEVYNFPGGGVGMGMYNTDESISGFAHSCFQYAIQKKWPLYMSTKNTILKAYDGRFKDIFQEIFDKHYKTEFDKLKIWYEHRLIDDMVAQVLKSSGGFVWACKNYDGDVQSDILAQGFGSLGLMTSVLVCPDGKTIEAEAAHGTVTRHYREHQKGRPTSTNPIASIFAWTRGLEHRGKLDSNPDLIKFAQTLEKVCVETVESGTMTKDLAGCIHGLANVKLNEHFVNTTDFLDAIKNNLDKALGKQ from the exons ATGGCCGCCCGCTACCTCCGCGCCGCCCCGGCGCTGAGCCGCTTGgcccgctgccccctccctgccgccTCCGTGGGGCAGCGCCGACACT ATGCCGACAAGCGGATCAAGGTGGCCAACCCGGTGGTGGAGATGGACGGAGACGAGATGACGCGGATCATCTGGGCCTTCATCAAGGAGAAG CTCATCCTGCCCAACGTGGACGTCCAGCTGAAGTATTTTGACCTGGGCCTGCCACACCGGGATAAGACAGATGACCAGGTCACCATTGACTCGGCGCTGGCCACCCAGAAGTACAGCGTGGCCGTGAAGTGTGCCACCATCACGCCGGATGAAGCCAGGGTGGAAG AGTTCAAGCTGAAGAAGATGTGGAAGAGCCCCAATGGCACCATCCGAAACATCCTGGGGGGGACAGTCTTCCGAGAGCCCATCATCTGCAAGAACATCCCCCGCCTGGTGCCCGGCTGGACCAAGCCCATCACCATTGGCAGGCATGCCCATGGCGACCAG TACAAAGCCACTGACTTTGTGGTGGGCAAGTCCGGGACGTTCAAGATGGTCTTCACGCCGAAGGACGGCAGCGGGGCCAAGGAGTGGGAGGTGTACAACTTCCCTGGCGGCGGCGTGGGCATGGGCATGTACAACACGGATGAG TCCATCTCGGGCTTCGCTCACAGCTGCTTCCAGTACGCCATCCAGAAGAAGTGGCCTCTCTACATGAGCACCAAGAACACCATCCTCAAGGCCTACGACGGGCGCTTCAAAGACATCTTCCAGGAGATCTTTGATAA GCACTATAAGACGGAGTTCGACAAACTGAAGATCTGGTACGAGCACCGGCTTATCGACGACATGGTTGCCCAGGTGCTGAAGTCCTCCGGCGGCTTTGTCTGGGCGTGCAAGAACTACGACGGAGACGTCCAGTCAGACATCCTGGCCCAAG GCTTTGGCTCACTGGGGCTGATGACCTCTGTCCTGGTGTGTCCGGATGGGAAGACCATTGAGGCTGAGGCAGCCCATGGCACTGTCACCCGCCACTACCGGGAGCACCAGAAG GGGCGACCCACCAGCACGAACCCCATCGCCAGCATCTTTGCCTGGACGCGTGGCCTGGAGCACCGGGGCAAGCTGGACAGTAACCCGGACCTGATCAA GTTTGCTCAGACGCTGGAGAAGGTCTGCGTCGAAACCGTGGAGAGCGGGACGATGACGAAGGACCTCGCCGGCTGCATCCACGGTCTCGCCAA CGTGAAGCTCAACGAGCACTTTGTGAACACCACCGACTTCCTGGACGCCATCAAGAACAACCTGGACAAGGCCCTGGGCAAGCAGTag